A genomic stretch from Sander vitreus isolate 19-12246 chromosome 17, sanVit1, whole genome shotgun sequence includes:
- the LOC144532770 gene encoding polymeric immunoglobulin receptor-like isoform X2 gives MAVHLRVLLILTGFTGIHSITTVSEVSVKAGSSISIPCLYGLQYINHVKYLCKGYYWHSCSYIVKTNQQNSGKFSISDDNTRRIFTVTINDLADEDTHYWCAVEINGGADVKEYFHLSVTRDTPHLYADPQEITRFNGDNITVNCYYTNTGETKWCRLGSSCVTRSPGSIDGTNVTISEGAHGVFNVTMSGLRTESSGWYWCAKGDLQMPVHVTVTERPTTITLATTSHLTTLSPTPEPVSASFDVEHFIIPLSLLIFIVMVTLLIWFMLKRHQQTRADSSATTVRYELKRK, from the exons ATGGCTGTTCATCTCAGAGTTCTTCTCATCCTCACTGGATTCACAG GAATTCACAGCATAACTACAGTCAGTGAAGTGTCAGTTAAGGCTGGAAGTTCAATCTCTATCCCATGTCTCTATGGCTTACAATACATAAACCATGTGAAATACTTGTGTAAAGGATATTATTGGCACTCCTGCTCCTATATAgtcaaaacaaaccaacaaaattCAGGAAAGTTTTCAATCTCTGACGACAACACCCGAAGAATCTTCACAGTGACTATTAATGATCTGGCAGATGAGGATACTCATTATTGGTGTGCTGTGGAGATTAATGGAGGGGCAGATGTCAAAGAGTATTTTCACCTGTCTGTCACCAGAG ATACACCACATCTCTATGCGGATCCTCAGGAGATTACAAGGTTTAATGGAGATAATATAACCGTCAATTGTTACTATACTAACACTGGAGAAACGAAGTGGTGCAGGCTGGGCAGCTCCTGTGTGACGAGGTCGCCTGGATCAATAGATGGAACAAATGTGACCATCAGTGAAGGGGCCCACGGCGTTTTTAATGTGACTATGAGTGGACTGAGGACAGAGAGCAGCGGCTGGTATTGGTGTGCCAAAGGAGACTTACAGATGCCAGTGCATGTAACTGTTACAGAGAGACCTACCACTA TCACCCTTGCAACAACAAGCCATTTAACCACCTTATCACCCACTCCTGAGCCTGTCAG TGCTTCCTTTGATGTAGAGCACTTCATCATCCCTTTGAGTTTGCTGATCTTCATTGTAATGGTGACCTTGCTCATCTGGTTTATGTTGAAAAGACACC AACAGACCAGAGCAGATTCATCCGCTACAACAGTAAGATATGA GCTGAAGAGGAAGTGA
- the vdac2 gene encoding voltage-dependent anion-selective channel protein 2 codes for MAVPPCYADLGKSAKDIFNKGYGFGLVKLDVKTKSASGVEFKTAGSSNTDTSKVAGSLETKYKRSEYGLTFTEKWNTDNTLGTEITVEDQIAKGLKLTFDTTFSPNTGKKSGKVKTAYKREFVNTGCDVDFDFAGPTIHGAAVVGYEGWLAGYQMSFDTAKSKMTQNNFAIGYKTGDFQLHTNVNDGAEFGGSIYQKVSDTLETAVNLAWTAGSNSTRFGIAAKYQLDKDASVSAKVNNNSLVGVGYTQTLRPGVKLTLSGLIDGKNINAGGHKLGLGLELEA; via the exons ATGGCTGTGCCTCCCTGCTATGCTGACCTGGGCAAATCTGCCAAGGACATATTCAACAAAGGCTATG gATTTGGCTTGGTAAAGCTCGATGTCAAGACGAAGTCAGCCAGTGGAGTG GAATTCAAAACAGCTGGTTCCTCCAACACTGATACCAGCAAAGTTGCAGGCAGTCTGGAAACTAAATACAAGAGGTCAGAATATGGCCTGACCTTCACTGAGAAGTGGAACACTGACAACACCTTGGGAACAGAAATCACTGTTGAAGATCAG ATTGCCAAAGGACTGAAATTGACATTTGACACAACCTTCTCACCAAACACTGG CAAGAAGAGTGGCAAAGTTAAGACCGCCTACAAGCGCGAGTTCGTTAACACGGGCTGTGATGTTGACTTTGACTTTGCTGGCCCCACCATCCACGGAGCCGCTGTTGTCGGTTATGAGGGGTGGCTCGCAGGTTACCAGATGAGCTTCGACACTGCCAAATCCAAGATGACCCAGAACAATTTTGCCATTGGCTACAAGACGGGAGACTTCCAATTGCACACTAATGT CAATGATGGTGCTGAGTTTGGAGGCTCAATCTACCAGAAGGTGAGCGACACGCTGGAGACGGCGGTCAACCTGGCCTGGACCGCTGGCAGCAACAGCACACGCTTTGGTATTGCAGCCAAATACCAGCTGGACAAGGATGCCTCCGTTAGT gCTAAAGTGAACAACAATAGCCTTGTTGGTGTTGGGTACACCCAGACTCTTAGACCAG GTGTGAAACTCACCCTGTCTGGCCTGATTGATGGCAAGAACATCAACGCTGGAGGCCACAAGCTGGGTCTGGGTTTGGAACTGGAAGCCTAA
- the LOC144532770 gene encoding uncharacterized protein LOC144532770 isoform X3: MAVHLRVLLILTGFTVTINDLADEDTHYWCAVEINGGADVKEYFHLSVTRDTPHLYADPQEITRFNGDNITVNCYYTNTGETKWCRLGSSCVTRSPGSIDGTNVTISEGAHGVFNVTMSGLRTESSGWYWCAKGDLQMPVHVTVTERPTTITLATTSHLTTLSPTPEPVSASFDVEHFIIPLSLLIFIVMVTLLIWFMLKRHQQTRADSSATTAEEEVTYSTVKKKKKTSGKAEEEVTYSNVRHMGKTSDERSDAKSDVDVTYSSVVIVRQQTPKRVEAKNEDVT, encoded by the exons ATGGCTGTTCATCTCAGAGTTCTTCTCATCCTCACTGGATTCACAG TGACTATTAATGATCTGGCAGATGAGGATACTCATTATTGGTGTGCTGTGGAGATTAATGGAGGGGCAGATGTCAAAGAGTATTTTCACCTGTCTGTCACCAGAG ATACACCACATCTCTATGCGGATCCTCAGGAGATTACAAGGTTTAATGGAGATAATATAACCGTCAATTGTTACTATACTAACACTGGAGAAACGAAGTGGTGCAGGCTGGGCAGCTCCTGTGTGACGAGGTCGCCTGGATCAATAGATGGAACAAATGTGACCATCAGTGAAGGGGCCCACGGCGTTTTTAATGTGACTATGAGTGGACTGAGGACAGAGAGCAGCGGCTGGTATTGGTGTGCCAAAGGAGACTTACAGATGCCAGTGCATGTAACTGTTACAGAGAGACCTACCACTA TCACCCTTGCAACAACAAGCCATTTAACCACCTTATCACCCACTCCTGAGCCTGTCAG TGCTTCCTTTGATGTAGAGCACTTCATCATCCCTTTGAGTTTGCTGATCTTCATTGTAATGGTGACCTTGCTCATCTGGTTTATGTTGAAAAGACACC AACAGACCAGAGCAGATTCATCCGCTACAACA GCTGAAGAGGAAGTGACGTACAGTactgtgaagaaaaagaaaaaaacttcagGCAAG GCTGAAGAGGAAGTAACATACAGCAATGTTAGGCACATGGGAAAAACTTCAGACGAG AGGTCAGATGCTAAGAGTGATGTGGATGTGACGTACAGCTCTGTGGTTATTGTACGACAACAAACTCCAAAAAGG GTTGAAGCAAAAAATGAGGATGTAACATAG
- the LOC144532770 gene encoding polymeric immunoglobulin receptor-like isoform X1 — protein sequence MAVHLRVLLILTGFTGIHSITTVSEVSVKAGSSISIPCLYGLQYINHVKYLCKGYYWHSCSYIVKTNQQNSGKFSISDDNTRRIFTVTINDLADEDTHYWCAVEINGGADVKEYFHLSVTRDTPHLYADPQEITRFNGDNITVNCYYTNTGETKWCRLGSSCVTRSPGSIDGTNVTISEGAHGVFNVTMSGLRTESSGWYWCAKGDLQMPVHVTVTERPTTITLATTSHLTTLSPTPEPVSASFDVEHFIIPLSLLIFIVMVTLLIWFMLKRHQQTRADSSATTAEEEVTYSTVKKKKKTSGKAEEEVTYSNVRHMGKTSDERSDAKSDVDVTYSSVVIVRQQTPKRVEAKNEDVT from the exons ATGGCTGTTCATCTCAGAGTTCTTCTCATCCTCACTGGATTCACAG GAATTCACAGCATAACTACAGTCAGTGAAGTGTCAGTTAAGGCTGGAAGTTCAATCTCTATCCCATGTCTCTATGGCTTACAATACATAAACCATGTGAAATACTTGTGTAAAGGATATTATTGGCACTCCTGCTCCTATATAgtcaaaacaaaccaacaaaattCAGGAAAGTTTTCAATCTCTGACGACAACACCCGAAGAATCTTCACAGTGACTATTAATGATCTGGCAGATGAGGATACTCATTATTGGTGTGCTGTGGAGATTAATGGAGGGGCAGATGTCAAAGAGTATTTTCACCTGTCTGTCACCAGAG ATACACCACATCTCTATGCGGATCCTCAGGAGATTACAAGGTTTAATGGAGATAATATAACCGTCAATTGTTACTATACTAACACTGGAGAAACGAAGTGGTGCAGGCTGGGCAGCTCCTGTGTGACGAGGTCGCCTGGATCAATAGATGGAACAAATGTGACCATCAGTGAAGGGGCCCACGGCGTTTTTAATGTGACTATGAGTGGACTGAGGACAGAGAGCAGCGGCTGGTATTGGTGTGCCAAAGGAGACTTACAGATGCCAGTGCATGTAACTGTTACAGAGAGACCTACCACTA TCACCCTTGCAACAACAAGCCATTTAACCACCTTATCACCCACTCCTGAGCCTGTCAG TGCTTCCTTTGATGTAGAGCACTTCATCATCCCTTTGAGTTTGCTGATCTTCATTGTAATGGTGACCTTGCTCATCTGGTTTATGTTGAAAAGACACC AACAGACCAGAGCAGATTCATCCGCTACAACA GCTGAAGAGGAAGTGACGTACAGTactgtgaagaaaaagaaaaaaacttcagGCAAG GCTGAAGAGGAAGTAACATACAGCAATGTTAGGCACATGGGAAAAACTTCAGACGAG AGGTCAGATGCTAAGAGTGATGTGGATGTGACGTACAGCTCTGTGGTTATTGTACGACAACAAACTCCAAAAAGG GTTGAAGCAAAAAATGAGGATGTAACATAG